GCGTCGTGGGGCGAGCTGGAAGCGGTTCCCTGCGGTGGGGAAAGCAATCACGGGCAGTAGTGCTGCATGGCGATTTGCATCTCATTACCCACAAGGCGCTGCCCTCCCCAAgctgccgggggctgctccttccctgggCCCCCCTCGCTGTAACCCCGTTGTGTCGGTGCAGGTGCTGGGTGCCTTCGTCTcataaaaaaaagttgtaaaaaaaGCCAATTTTATAAGAAATGAGGTTGGGGTTGGCGCTGTGGGTagccctggctgctggcctGGGGAGCTTCCATGGGTGCTGCCAAGCAGCGCCTGCtgtgggcacggggctggggtcTGCAGGGATGGAGAAGAGCGCAGAGAGACGGCTCTCGTGGTGCTTTGGGACCCCTGGGCAGGACCAACGAGGTTTGTACGGGCTCTGCCACGTGAACCTCCTGCCAGTGTTACCCCAGCGTCGCATCCAGCAGCGAGGAGCTCGGGAGCTTTGGCAGcaaagctctgtgctgctgggtgctgggtggaAAAATGCGCCAACGACGAATCCACCGGTGCTGCCGGAGGACAGAGGCTGACCCAGGAGCCAGAACTGGTGACCACCACTGAGCATGGCAGGAGCGGGCGATCgagggcagggtgctggtggcCAAAGGCTGTGGCCACACCGGGATTTCCCCGGCCCCGTGGAGCTGAGCTGGGTGCGCAGCCCCCTGCCACGTCCCCGCCACGCGGCGCGGCCACGGGCTGCGGCGGGGCTGTCAAACGGCATTAAGCCCAAAGTAACCTCCCGTCGATGGGAGCCGTCACCGTCAGTCCAGATAACTGTAATCGAGCTGCTGAATATGTAGCTGGGATCGGAGTTTTGTAGTTGAGATAAATATTGATATTAAAGCTGTCAGGGCTGGCGAAGTGATGCTTGATGCCGGCTCCGCCGGTTTCTCATTGCCCGACCCGCCAGCTCCCTCTGGTCCCAGCTCTGCACGGCCCCAGGGGGCTCCCCGTGTCCCGTGgtccccccccaaaaagcagGGACCATGCCTTGGAGTGCCATGGCTGTGACTCGGTGCTATCGGCTGCGAGCAAAAGGGCAACCCCAGGCTTTAGTCCCCAGGGCTGGTGCCCTGCAGGCTGGGACAAGCCAGTGGCACCCAAAGTCCCCAGCCACAGAACGTTGTCACCACGTCCCTGCACACCTGCCCCATGGGAGACCCCAGTGTGTGGACATGGGGAGACCCAAAGACCCCAAAGAGATGGGACAGCCGGCGATGTGTGGCGTGGGGCCTTGGTGTTAGTGAGCAGGGGAACTTCTGGGagaggtggctgcagctgggaccTGCACGTGCCCAACGTGCTCTGAGACCAGCTGAGGGGCAGAGCTCACAGTTTTACTGCTTaggtctaaaaaaaaatccatcctggACTTTTTTCTGGTGTAACAAATCCATCCTGGAAAATCCATCCCTGGGcgggcagcaggcacagggtGGCACTGGCAGCCTGGCTGGCTGAGTGGAGCAGCGACCGACAGGCACAGGGCTCAGATGcttggaaaatagaaaatgaaccCAAATCCCTCCCCTGCCACCTTTTGGGGTTGTTCCTGGTGGATGTTGCTTGCTGCCACcttgcccctgctcctgcgctTGTGGCTCACCATTGGAGGTGCTCAGCCAGCAAGTGGGGAGAGCTGAGTGCGGGTCCTCCCATCCccaaaaataactaaaaagggaaaaactgtcTCCGAACCACCTGCCTGTCTCTGCGGGGCCGTTCAGGAGCCCTCGTGTCCCACAGGTGCCCGTCCCTGTCCCTCCTCCCGCTCCCCGCGCTCCCGCGTgctccttctttatttttttaattagccgATTCGCTATCTGGCGCTGAAGTGCGTTTCCAGCCACCACACTCAGGAAACCTCATTAACACAGATCAAAAGGAGCTTTTAATGATTTATAAAGGTGCAGCAGTttggagaaattaaataatttacgTGGTGTGTGTACGGCGGGGTCCCTCAAGACCACATTACAGGCGCACCGTGAGCTGCAGCCGGAGCCGCGCCGCGCTGCCGGAGCGCGCACGGTGCTGCACGTCCCCGCCGGGGCCGAGGGCTCGTCGCCTctgcctggcagggctgggagagccGAGGGCAGGGTGGCTCTGGAGCCCTGCCCCACGTCTTGTTCTGGCCATCATCGGCCGGGCTGGGGACATCGTGTCGGTGTGGTTGTCGCGTTTCTGCAGCGCACGGCAGCGGGGCATGGGGAGGTGTTCGCGGGAACAGAGGGGAATTGGAGAAACTTTCTCAggtgggagaaggaaagagcagCTGCTCTCTCCTGGCTCTCTGGCCATGCAAAACACGTCACCGGCGTGCTTATAATAAATATTGGCTCCACAGGACGGGGTGGGAGCCgatggggtgctggggtgggatGGCCAAGAGTAGATGGGTGCAGGCGTTTTGGTGCCGTGGTCTCCGGCTTCATTCACCTGTTGAGTCCCCAGCACAGGCTACGGGACCCCAaaagctgctcccagctcctcatcCCACAGGGCAGGATGAGCACCGTGCCAGGCACTAGCTGGGGCTTCATCTGCATGCCAGCCTCTTCTACAAACATGCAGCCCACGTCCCCAGGGCCCACCCCCCCAGCTCTGGGCACCGCACCACATGCGGGCGCTGAATCTGGCTTCGCGCAGGACGGAGCTCCTCTCCGCGGCGTGGTAAtgcaggctgcccaaggagaaaaaagaaacagacgGGAAAACTAGCTTAAACGCTCCCGGCGTGAAGTCCATTGCCGGCCACGGACGTGCCAGCAACCAGCAGAGCACCAGGATTAATGGAAAAGAGCCGGAGCGCTGCGGAGAGGAGTCACGCGCCCGCGCCTCCTCCCGCGGGAGTAATTCCCCGCCGGCCCCCGTGGGACGGGGGGCTGCCTTTTTTGCTCCGTTTTACTGCATTTTGCTGCGTTTCGCTCGTTCCctggtggggggagaggggccgGCGGCGGAGAaggtggctgctggtggccgctttgcattttcatcaggttgtgctaaaaaaaaaaaagaaaagacggCGAGAGCGcgccgggcagggctggggctgttttcgggggggctggggggggatgGAGGGCTGCTCAGCTTTATTTTGCTCTGTAAGAGGCTTATTACTCCTGATCACGCTGTGACTATTTGAATGACGGAGAATTTCAGCAGATGAAGGTGGAAACGAGAATTTTCTGTGCCCGGCTGCCCCGGGGCCATGGgacccccaggagctggggacccccaggagctggggaccCCCGGcaccagccccccccccagccccactctcGAGCCCCGCGTCGCCTCCCGCCCGGCTGCCGGAGCCCGTTCCAGCCCCTTGCTCCTCTGATGGTTGCAAACCTTCTAATTTCCAGCCTCAATTTATTCATGGCCAGTTTATACCCATTTGTTTATGTGCCAACACTGTTCTTCAGCTTAAATAGCTCTTTTCCATCCATAatatctccccccccccccccccccaacgtATTTCAGTGAGCGCAATCATATCTCTTTTCAAGCTGTTcgggaaagaaaaatctgaattatttaaCCCTTGGGACACTGGCTGGGCATGCAGGGTGTAACCAGACCACGAGACAAATGCCCTTTGTCGGTGCACAAGGCTGCTGCGCTCCTTGGGGGCTTTTagggggggctgctgctgcctggaggggaaactgaggcaggggctgcgggggggggctCGGGATGGGGTCTGGGTGCTGCggtgcccagcaccactgccCGCTGGGCACGGCTGAATCGTGGCAAAGCTTTGTGTTGGGCGCTTCTGGAGGGTTTTGCGGGGCAGGCATGCGAGGGGCGCGGCCGCCGTCCTCCGAGGGTCACCGGGATGTGAATTTagatgagataaaaaaaaaacacacaaaaaaaaaaaaaaaaaaaacacaaaaaacgAGAGCAAGCCGGAGAGCGCGTGTGCTGCCTCGGCAAATAGGGACGGGAAGGATTCAACCTCCCTGCTGGCAGAAATGGCTCGCAGGTGGGGTGCCGAGAGCCGTGGCAGGACGGGGCCGGTCCTGCTGGAGTGAAATCCTTGGCACAGCCACACCGGTGCCACCCTGTGCGTGGAGGGGACCCGCGggtccctgcccagccctggcttcACCCCAGGGTGGCaccttggggctggggggagccagGGGCGCCTCCTGGAAGAGCCCTGCCTGGACTTGGCCCCGTTAGCCATGGGGTTGTTGGGCCTGGGTGTGGGATTCAGCTGGGGCGCAGCCGCCCCCTGGTTCCATCGGGTTGCagaaaaagccttaaaaaaaagaaaagtagagaGCGAGGGTTGGCGTGACGTCTCCCTAAAGCAGCTTTGTCATCGGGTGGGCTCTTGGaaggcttttcttcctccccagtGAATGTCTGAGAAGGAAAATCTGGGGAAGGAGCCCCCACGGCCCCCAGTGCTGCCCTGTCCTTGGCCAGCACCGCGCGGGGACccggcggggggcagcggggctgcttGGTTCCTGATGTTTTATTCCAGGCAATTTCACTCCAATGGATTTCCGCTCTTGTCATGCAAAAGGAGAGGCAGTGAGGGCCGGGAAAGTTCTCAATTAACGGCCAGGGACGTGGATGGGGAGCGAGGGCAGGGCGGTGGCACCGGGCAGGCGCTGGGGCACCCCGAGGActcccccggtgccccccggaGCCGCCCCCATGTGTGGATCCCCCGGGGAAGGGTCCCTcgagctgggggctgtgggatCGGGGCAGCCCCGTCCCCTGCCCCGCAGAGCTGCCGGGCTGTCAGGCAGTGCTAACGGTAACGAATGCCCCTAATGAAGCACCCAATTAGCCGGGATCCCAGCCCTAATGGTAGCTGACAGAGCTGAAAGCCGCGCGGAGTCGATTGTCAAGCGCAGCATCCCACCGGGGTGAGCGCCGAGGCCGCTCCATTCATCTCTGTCAGGGAGAAGCGAGGCTCCCGCGTTAACCCTTGGGCGCTGGGCGAGCTCCGGGCCCCCACGGCCCCAAACCAGCCCCCACCCGGTCCCAGCACCAAGGCGGACACCGGTAAATGGTGAAATCCTACACGTGGCACGGGGCCTGTGCCGGATGCGCGCAGCTCTGGAGGCGCAGATCCCACAAACCAGCCCCTGGTGCGGGTGGGTGCTGAGCACGGGGACGTGGTGCTGCTTCCCGCAGCTCTGGCCACAGTGGGATGTGGGGTCCCTGTGTTGTGTGGAGGGGCTGGGCCAATGCCATGTCCAAAATTCCCAGGATTATGGCAGGATGTGCTCACCGGGGAGGTTTTCATTTGGCGTGACCTCGTCAGCCCCACTGCAGATGGGATGCCCGTGCCCCAAAACTCCCCGGGGAGCCATCGCGTCCCCTCCCACCAGGCTGCAGCATTTCAccattttaactttatttttattttatttttttctaatgttttacCTTACAGCTGGCCCatggcagctcagcaccacaagCGGGTGCCGGGCCAGGCGCACGCAGCCCACCAGGGAACGCGCCAAAACTGCCCGGCTCAGCCCAGCATGACCGagatctgcttttttttgttatatatatatatatatttcgAAGCAGACGAATTAGCGATGTGCCTCGTTTAGACAGTTCAAATCCCACTCATTTTAATTAGCGCGgcctggcagccctgctgcgGGTATTACACGGGGCGACAGCGCGCTTTCCAGGTGGCgggtttttaaaatgctgttgaCATTTCGCGGACCGAATGCCTTAAACGATAACAAATTAACAGACGGCTCCGTGCGTGCGCGCCGCTCCGTGTCTGGCTCCACGGGAGCTCCCGCCAGCAGACCCCAGCCCGGGAGCGCACCCGGGATTTACGGGGTGGGGAAGCAGCCGGGGGGGGATCAGGGGCACCAATAAAGCTTTGCTGGCAATGAAAAGCTGGGACGGGTCCGAGACGAAGTCACCCCGAACTTGGGGTGCACGGGGATGGATGGGGACGTGCCCTGCccgtcctgtccccagccctgtccccacaccGGCACGTGCCCCGTGTGCCATCaccctgtccccatgtgccgTTGCCTTGTGCCATTGTCCCATCGCCCTGTCCCCACATCCTACCCCTCTGTCCCTGCATCCCATCACCTTCTCCCCACATCCCATCGCCCGCTCCATAAAACATTTCCGTAGCTTTACCTGTGACTTCATGCCTCTGGCCCTAAAAGCACCAGGCTGAGCAGATTTATggctggggggggacaccgTCCCAGTGCCATCAGGCTGGGGGGCTGGGATTTCGCTCCTGCTaccccctccctcccacacACCCGCAGTGTCCCGTCCTTGTCCCCAACCCAAGAAGCCCCCGGGGAGGTGggacaggagctgggggggcaccgtgctggggctgggctcctctgctccccccgCAAAGGCAGAGCCCTCCCCTGGCCCCTGGAGCGCCCAGCCCCGTCCGCGCCATTTATCACAGCTAATCAGCTTTAATTCAGCAATTTGTCAGTCCGGCAAAAGCCCTTGGAgttggctgattttttttcccaaaaatataattattattattattcccctGATAAGCGTGGGCCCTTCTGTTACAATCGCCTTAGCTTGGCTTTTAATAacaatcattaaaataaataatttctttttaaataaaaggaagagagaagagctttttatttttttttttttattgttttgtgtgCGTTTGAAATTGTTTCCCAGTAAATCGCGGCCCTTTgtattaattttacattttaaaatgttacctTGCCAGGGGCAGGGTTGGCACAACCGACTcggaaaaggagagggaaggagagcgAGCAAAGCCCTTCTCCTTAATTAGCGCCTGTCCCTGTGTGATCAGAGTGCTTATGAGGCAGGTAATGAGCTGGATGGCGGCtccgcgccgccgcccggctCCTTCGGCAGGGCTCAAGGACCAAAATCCCcgtcctgccccccccccgtcccTTTTGGGGTGCCTTTTTGGGCACCGGTGGTGATTTGGGGGGTGCGCAGCATCGTCGGTGTGTTTGGGGAATCTTTGTGATGAGTTTGAGCCAGCCTCAGCCCGGGTGGTTTTGGGGAGCACTGGGGGTGGCCGTGGGCAGGATTGGTGTGGGGGGGCACAACGTGGGACACATATGGGACGTGTGGTGTTGGGGGGAGCGGTGCTGCAGGAGCCTCAAGTTAATTAGCAGAGAAAACTCATCACAAGGCGGGGGATAAAGGAGAAGCACCAGGTTGGCTCCTGGGGGGGGTGTAGGGttgggccggggggggcccagggtgccaggggcaggggccgggtgctgctgtggggtgggagcCGCCGCATGCAGGGCTCTCTTCGGATCCGCTAATCCCTTAATCTCTCCGATAATCAGTGCCAAAAACGCAAATTACAACGGGATTGCGGCGCGCATCGGCACTAATACCAAAAGGGCTGATGCTTATCGCGGtgaataatgatttattttttttttttttgctcctcgGTACCGAGTATCGCCCGTTTATTAATCCCACAACACCGAGGCGCCAGGTTTAATCTCCTGAGGTCgatgctggggagggggggggaccggggcgATGAGGTTGGGGAGGgggtgcggggccgggcaggaTCATGCCCCGCGGagctttttggggggggggggggatgcagGGTGCTAACACCGGCTGTGCCGCAGGTTCCACCGCGGGGACTACACGGTGGAGGTGAGCATCAACGACTACCTGGACATCTACTGCCCGCACTACGAGGAGCCGCTGCCCGCCGAGCGCATGGAGCGCTACGTCCTCTACATGGTCAACTACGAGGGGCACGCGTCCTGCGACCACCGGCAGAAGGGCTTCAAGCGCTGGGAGTGCAACCGCCCCGACTCCCCCAACGGGCCCCTCAAGTTTTCCGAAAAGTTCCAGCTTTTCACCCCCTTCTCGCTGGGCTTCGAGTTCCGGCCCGGCCACGAGTACTACTACATCTGTGagtggggggctgctggggtggggtgggggggctggaCGCTGCCCCCCAAAATCTGCCCCGGGTGTCCTGAGCGAAGGGGAGCAGCGGTCACGCTGGCTGCCCAAAATGCTGTAAAGCCCCCCAAATCTGGGCACGTGGCAGGATTAGGCCCACTTTTAATTCCCGGAGTGGCCGGGCTCAGGGGTGGCagtagaggaggaggagaaagaggaggaggatgaggatgaggaggaggaagagagctgctccagcctcgGGAAAATAAGCTAATGGGCTCGGATCGGGCGCTGGGAGCCTTGTGATCAATAAAgggtaaaaaagtaaaaataaattagaaaccGTGACCCCCCAGCACCCGCCGGTGTCACGGGGAGGCAGGGACGCCTCTCTCCTCGCTCAGGAGCTGCCCGGCCTGCTTATCTCCCTTAttatttctccccctttttcctAAAGCATCTGTTTTCAGCCCACTTAATTTGTTCCTTTTATCTATATTAAATTACCATTTTCCCCCCTCGCTCTCTCCCCCTGTAAAATGTCACTCGCGAAATAACGGCAGCTACAactctctctttcccccccccccccctcccgccccagccccgttttttttttatttttttatttttttttttatttttaatgtcgTTAGGGAGAGATTACACAGAAGTAAATGGTGAAGCTGATCATTGCTAAACCGGTTAGGATTCATGTCATGCGGAACATTAGAAATTATGCCTCTTTGAGGAACCGTATTTAGcagacatgaaagaaaagaaattacctCCTCCTCGCGCCCGCGGATCGGAATGCCATTAACCTCGCGGGCACGGGGACGGGGCCGTGCTCCTGCACTGGGCCAAGGTCGTGCGCTGGCCCTGGGGACGGGGGTGGGCACCGCGGGCTCCGTGCACGGTGCCAGGCGCCGGCGCCGTGACCTTCCCGAATTTCGGCAGTCGTGTTCCCTCCAGGGTGCTGCAcgagggaggaaaaggagaggataAGAAGTAACGGGCGCTCCGGCACTGCTGTCCGGACCCCGCTCCATCAGTGGGGATGTGGTACCGGTGTCGCTGCTCGTTTTGGGGTCCCCAGAGCCcgccgtgtccccccccagaGCTGGCGTGCCCGGAGCCGCGCGTGCCAAGCAGGGTGGCCccttgctgccagctctggcACGAGCCACATCCCAATTCCCCCTTCTTCCAGATGAAATTAAACTTTATTGCGAGTAACGCGCTCTTCCCTtctttaattcaaaaaaaaaaaaaaaaaaggaaaaaagaaaattaaattcctataaaaacacatatataaaaaatcacattttctaatATTGCGAGGGGACTTTCACCAAGATAATTATTGCAATTACTCCCTTTGTCTCTCCCATCGAGTATTAGTTTTGCTCTGCCTTTAGCCTCGTTTTGCCTGCGAGGGAGAGCCACGCAGACCTGCCCCCGCTCTCACCCTCCTTGGTGGCACGGGGGGGACAGGACAGAGGCCACCAGAGAGCCACCAGTGGGGAGTGGGCTTTGGGCAGGGGGCTCCTGTGGCACACATCAGCTGGAATCACCCCGGCCGTGCCATGGGGCTGGGCATTGCAGACCTGGAGCCCTGACCCCATTCCCATCCCAGGGGTTTGGGGCTGTGGGTGGGGGCAGAGCATCACcgccagcaccctggggtgccacCGTGAAACCTGGGGCTTCCCCGGTGGTGACGGTGACACCGACACCGAGCCCTTGccccttcctctgctcttcccatCCCTGCCCTCGTGTTCTGCAAGGCATTAATCCCACATGAGAGcccatggagctgctggaggcagcccgAATATTTGCTCCTGATTGCTGCACTGGGACCAGTAAATGCCCTTCACTGGGCTgccctggagcagggcagggccagccccagccctcctgctatAAAGGGTCCGGGGTCCCTGCTTGTCCTgatggggggctgtggggtccgAGCTGCTGCCTCGCTAACGGGACCACTTCTGTCTCCCCTTTGTGCTTCCCCGCAGCCGCTTCTCCCCCGAACATGGTGGACAGGCCCTGCCTCAAGCTGAAGGTTTACGTTCGGCCGACGAGTAAGTGAGCGCCACGGGGCCGTGGGGAGGGGGCCTGCGGGGTGGGCTGCTggcccctgggggctgctgctttcaggtGTGGGTGAGGGGGGACCTCTGGTTTCTGTGGGACTTGGCTGCATAAAAGTGGCTTTAAGGGAGGGGAGGTTTGGGGCAGGAGCTTTGGGGAAACGCAGACCCCTATGGCTGCATCCCGTCCCCACGGCACGCCAGGTTTCGGGTGAcccccggtgtccccagggTGGCACTTTTGAATCACCGAGGTGCAGGGGGCTGTGAGCACCGGGGGGACAAACCCTGCTGGTGTCCTGGGGCTCGGGGGTGCCCCCATCCTGCCCAAAAAGCTCCTCTCTGGGGTCCGTGCCCGGAGCCACGGCTGGCGCAGGGCGAGCGCCTCGCCTGGGCGGCTGCCGCCTGCCGCTGGGtttcagaaaggggaaaaaaaaaataataatctctgCACAGTGGCTACTTTTCAGAATCAAATAACTcagccatttaaaaaaacaaattaataattttcttctcctgttaaCGTGTAATTAGCAaatggcagcagctctccctgggGAAGGGCTGAGTGCCTGCGAAATGTCACCATTTAAAAggatgtctttcttttttttttatttgcatggctttaaaataaaacccaataTAATGAAACCATCTGtaaaaaatcattctgttttgttcaggACTAGGGcataatgggggaaaaaatctctcctgatataattttttttcagtattttaataatatcGGGATTTTATTATGTGGGTGCCTTGCAGAGGCGAAGGGCTGCCTTTGTGCGGCCGTGGCACAGGCACtgctttgggggggggacaccgggccCCCAGGGGATCCACTCCAGACCCTGGGACCTTTTGCATCTGCAAGCACCCAGCCCTGGATGAGAGGGGTCCTGGGCGACCCCACGCGAGGACCctgcaggatggggacaggaggaaggggcaggggcaggcgctgcttttcctggctctggctctgtaaaaaaaaatccttaatcCGGTGATAAACACGAGAGAGCAGAGCCCGGGGAACGCGCTAACAGCGTTAGCCATAATTTAACTTCTTTTCTGGCCACGCGCTGCTCTGCCACCCGGCGCAGTGCCGGATTGCCGGGCTGGTGTCACGCAGCTGGGACGGATCCAGCCCTGCTGGCGTCCGAGCAGCCGGGGAGGTTGGGCAGGGAACGGGGCCCAGGCGCTGCCTGGCACCACCCTGGGGTGCCAGGCACCAGCGGGGGTGCCAAGCATTGCCCGCCGTGCCCTGGGGGGTGGGCTCATCCATCTCATGCCTCCCTTCTCCTCGTCTTCTCCCGCAGACGATTCCCTCTACGAGTCCCCGGAGCCCATCTTCACCAGCAACAACTCGTGCTGCAGCCTCAGGGTGCCGCACGCCGCGCTCGTGGTGGTGCCGGTCTTCTGGACGCTGCTGGCCTCCTAGCGCCGTGGGGCGAGGTGCGGGACGgagcggggctgtgctgccGGCCAggagccccccggagccccccgcagCAGTGCAGCGCGCCGGGGGAGCGGTCCCGCACCGGCGGCGGTGGAACCG
This genomic interval from Aythya fuligula isolate bAytFul2 chromosome 26, bAytFul2.pri, whole genome shotgun sequence contains the following:
- the EFNA2 gene encoding ephrin-A2, whose amino-acid sequence is MPPRWEAAALLAALVGVCVWTDDPGKVVSDRYAVYWNRSNPRFHRGDYTVEVSINDYLDIYCPHYEEPLPAERMERYVLYMVNYEGHASCDHRQKGFKRWECNRPDSPNGPLKFSEKFQLFTPFSLGFEFRPGHEYYYISASPPNMVDRPCLKLKVYVRPTNDSLYESPEPIFTSNNSCCSLRVPHAALVVVPVFWTLLAS